Proteins from a single region of Juglans microcarpa x Juglans regia isolate MS1-56 chromosome 5S, Jm3101_v1.0, whole genome shotgun sequence:
- the LOC121267167 gene encoding transcription factor MYB23-like has protein sequence MVKTNSDGEQMPARRRVWSPAEDQKLKAYIKRYGIWNWCRMPEAAGLARSGKSCRLRWMNYLRPDIKRGNFSQEEDETILKWHELLGNRWSAIAAKLPGRTDNEIKNYWHAHLKMPSKINTSSSTTLSEMVKSSKVEVNKNDSSGIQDLLLCDAPILPNMDVTKGIPMSIQMPINDISSSRTDPAVEIVQHIEENFSASETSDQNVLSIREHPFSFQDMRILETVPEFMVPTTAMWLQEPVYPYVYPDTGYDLWID, from the exons ATGGTGAAGACTAATTCGGATGGTGAACAGATGCCTGCGAGAAGAAGGGTTTGGAGTCCTGCAGAAGACCAGAAGTTGAAAGCTTATATTAAGCGATATGGCATTTGGAATTGGTGTCGGATGCCAGAAGCTGCCG GTTTGGCACGATCTGGGAAAAGTTGCAGGCTCCGTTGGATGAATTACCTCAGGCCTGACATTAAGCGAGGAAACTTCAGCCAGGAAGAAGACGAAACTATACTCAAATGGCATGAACTGCTGGGAAACCG ATGGTCTGCAATTGCTGCAAAGCTTCCTGGAAGAACTGACaacgaaataaaaaattactggCACGCGCACTTGAAAATGCCCAGTAAGATCAACACTTCGTCGTCAACGACTTTATCAGAAATGGTGAAATCATCCAAGGTTGAAGTTAACAAGAATGATTCTTCTGGGATTCAAGATCTCCTACTTTGCGATGCCCCAATTTTGCCAAACATGGATGTCACTAAAGGTATACCGATGTCAATACAAATGCCCATTAATGATATCTCTTCTTCACGCACTGATCCAGCCGTTGAAATTGTCCAACATATAGAGGAGAATTTCAGTGCATCTGAAACATCTGATCAAAATGTCTTAAGTATACGGGAGCACCCATTTTCGTTTCAGGACATGCGCATATTGGAAACAGTCCCTGAATTTATGGTTCCAACTACTGCGATGTGGCTCCAAGAGCCCGTGTATCCATATGTTTACCCTGATACTGGCTACGATTTATGGATCGATTGA